One stretch of Nitratiruptor tergarcus DSM 16512 DNA includes these proteins:
- a CDS encoding SDR family NAD(P)-dependent oxidoreductase — translation MKIFITGIGSGLGEALAKLYVEAGEEVYALSRFLPRSLQGYENLHFVQLNLHALEKIEGAVEELLAQTELDLAILNAGILGELKDMSDTSIHEIEEIMNLNVWANKVLLDSFKKRTVKQVVAISSGASVSGARGWNAYALSKAALNMLIRLYAAEMPNTHLTALAPGLIETPMMEHILQHADREKFPVVKRLAESQRLAPADAALLLSDSFGKLLEFPSGEFIDIRNL, via the coding sequence ATGAAAATATTTATAACAGGTATTGGCAGTGGTTTAGGTGAAGCATTGGCAAAACTCTATGTTGAAGCTGGGGAAGAGGTGTATGCCCTGAGCCGCTTTTTGCCCCGCAGTTTGCAAGGATATGAAAATCTCCATTTTGTACAGCTGAACTTACATGCTTTGGAAAAGATAGAGGGAGCAGTTGAAGAATTGCTAGCACAAACAGAGCTTGATTTAGCAATTTTAAATGCCGGAATTTTAGGGGAGCTCAAAGATATGAGTGACACAAGTATCCATGAGATCGAAGAGATTATGAATCTCAATGTATGGGCAAATAAAGTACTGCTTGACTCTTTTAAAAAGCGTACCGTGAAGCAGGTTGTGGCTATCAGTAGTGGTGCAAGTGTAAGTGGAGCAAGGGGATGGAATGCCTATGCACTGAGCAAAGCGGCTCTCAATATGCTTATTCGCCTCTACGCTGCTGAGATGCCAAATACACACCTTACAGCACTTGCTCCTGGTCTTATAGAGACTCCTATGATGGAGCATATTTTACAGCATGCTGATAGGGAGAAATTCCCTGTAGTAAAACGCCTAGCAGAGTCTCAAAGACTTGCACCAGCAGATGCTGCTTTATTGCTAAGTGATAGTTTTGGAAAACTTTTGGAGTTTCCAAGCGGAGAGTTTATTGATATTAGAAACCTTTAA
- a CDS encoding PilZ domain-containing protein yields the protein METMNSFLSKHKAFFSQYKEHFLEFFRSSILEKPPKNSKPLSSGAINTIAEKLYLILFTPGTSDREQKIINFAYMLAQNRFNILPPLTKSLLKLLQDFIGIILQKEHHNHLDVSIMIQLIDNYIVAFQRGYTKFFEEQQQELRSLKHENDKKEQEIILSILEKIKRQNSQIILLDFYKQVPISCKAKIRLLKEDTIVVDIAECNFKIFHHDKELFIKTDLIDKPIKTKIKEIKDFDYVILDSFCFEELPQEKRKFVRVQPKESIPITITSSQCQCSGVIQDISIGGAGIICSNISSCNKRDSVTLQFALENKKIVIEGEIRYLDEEAKRLGIQYSLDVEFENFLAEYILHRQFEIIKEIRI from the coding sequence ATGGAAACGATGAATTCCTTTTTGAGTAAACACAAAGCATTTTTTTCACAATATAAAGAGCACTTTCTTGAATTTTTCCGTTCTTCCATTTTAGAAAAGCCACCAAAAAATAGTAAACCCCTCTCATCTGGAGCAATCAACACCATAGCAGAAAAACTCTACCTTATACTTTTCACACCTGGTACATCCGATAGAGAGCAAAAAATTATCAATTTTGCATATATGCTGGCACAAAATAGATTTAATATCCTTCCACCTCTTACAAAATCTCTTCTTAAACTTTTGCAAGATTTTATTGGCATTATTCTCCAAAAAGAACACCATAATCACCTTGATGTCTCTATAATGATTCAACTCATAGATAATTATATTGTTGCTTTTCAAAGAGGATATACAAAATTTTTTGAAGAGCAACAGCAAGAGTTACGCTCATTAAAACATGAAAATGATAAAAAAGAGCAAGAGATAATCTTGTCGATTTTAGAAAAAATAAAAAGACAAAACAGCCAAATAATTCTACTCGATTTTTACAAACAGGTACCTATATCTTGCAAAGCCAAAATCAGACTATTAAAAGAAGATACAATTGTTGTCGATATAGCAGAATGCAATTTTAAAATTTTTCATCATGACAAAGAGCTTTTTATAAAAACAGATCTTATAGACAAGCCAATAAAAACTAAAATAAAAGAGATCAAAGATTTTGACTATGTTATCTTAGACTCTTTTTGCTTTGAAGAGCTCCCACAGGAAAAAAGAAAATTTGTACGTGTTCAGCCAAAAGAGTCTATTCCTATAACTATTACATCTTCTCAATGCCAATGCAGTGGGGTCATTCAAGATATCTCCATAGGAGGAGCAGGTATTATCTGTAGTAATATTTCTTCATGTAATAAACGGGACAGCGTTACTCTCCAGTTTGCATTAGAGAATAAAAAAATTGTAATAGAAGGGGAGATTCGCTACCTCGACGAGGAAGCGAAAAGATTGGGTATACAATACAGTTTAGATGTAGAATTTGAAAACTTTCTTGCCGAATATATCCTGCATAGGCAGTTTGAAATCATCAAAGAGATACGTATATAA